Sequence from the Candidatus Poribacteria bacterium genome:
GGACTTTTCGTTGGAACAGGGAGAGATTCATGCCTTACTCGGTGAAAACGGAGCGGGTAAATCCACGTTGATGAATCTGATCTACGGCTTGTATCAACCCGATGCCGGGGAGATTCTGATAGACGGGAAACCGAGCCTTGTCGATTCCCCAAAGACGGCAATTACCTTGGGGTTAGGCATGGTGCATCAGCACTTTATGCTTGTGCCTTCGTTAAGTGTAGCTGAAAATATTGCCCTCACTTCTGAACGTGGCAAATTCCGGTTTCGACGAAACGAAGCGGAGGAGAACGTCCAGCAGCTTTCCACCCGTTACGGTTTGTCCATCTCACCACAGATGAAGGTCTGGGAGCTTTCAGTTGGACTTCAGCAGCGGGTTGAGATTCTCAAGGCACTTTCGGCGGATGCCCGAATTCTCATCCTTGATGAACCGACCGCAGTTCTATCCCCACAAGAGATCACAGAGCTGTTCGCCATCCTGCGTCGTCTCAAGTCTGATGGTCATTCCATTGTCTTCATTAGTCATAAGTTGAAAGAGGTAATGGAAATCAGCGATCGGATTACTGTATTACGTAATGGCAAGCGTGTTGCGACGACGGCGGTCGGTGACACCTCTCCTACCCATTTAGCAGAGCAGATGGT
This genomic interval carries:
- a CDS encoding ATP-binding cassette domain-containing protein; amino-acid sequence: MASLALELHGITKAFGNNLAVDSVDFSLEQGEIHALLGENGAGKSTLMNLIYGLYQPDAGEILIDGKPSLVDSPKTAITLGLGMVHQHFMLVPSLSVAENIALTSERGKFRFRRNEAEENVQQLSTRYGLSISPQMKVWELSVGLQQRVEILKALSADARILILDEPTAVLSPQEITELFAILRRLKSDGHSIVFISHKLKEVMEISDRITVLRNGKRVATTAVGDTSPTHLAEQMVGHEFPEIQRSAQAHGPPILEIRDLTVTDQNSRRVVDGPSFDVYAGEIVGIAGIDGNGQIELAEAIVGLRRSQRGAIRFKGGAITNLPTSKSRQLGYGYIPEDRQNAG